The following nucleotide sequence is from Pseudomonas sessilinigenes.
GAAGCCTACTACGCGGACTTTGCCCAACAGCCCACCGAGCAACTGGCCCGTTGCCTGAGCCAGGGGTTCGCCTTCCAGGGACACACCGACCGCCATGGGCAGGCCCGTGGCGAACCCAGCGCCGACCTGCCACCCACAGCTTTCGTGCTGTTCCTGCAGAACCACGACCAGATCGGTAACCGCGCCTTTGGCGAACGCCTCAATCAATTGGCGCCCCCCCAGGCCCTGCACGCGGCCACGGTGTTGTTGCTGCTATCGCCCATGATCCCGTTGCTGTTCATGGGTGACGAGGCAGCGGCCCGGGAGCCGTTCCTGTTCTTCACCAGTCATCAGGGCGAGCTGGCCGAGGCGGTGCGCCAGGGCCGACGCAGTGAATTCGCAGCCTTCAGCGCCTTTGCCGACGCCGAGCAGCGCCAGCGCATTCCCGATCCCAATGCCCTGGAGACCTTCCAGGCCTCGTGCCCACGTCCCTGCCCGCAAGACGCTGCCAGTACCCGGGCGCTCTATCGTGAACTGCTGCAACTGCGGCATCGGGAGCTGGTCTGGCGCCTGCCCGGCACCCGCCCCCTGGGCACCGACGTGTTGGCCGAGGGAGCCCTTAGCGCCCGCTGGCGCCTGGGCGACGGTTGCTTGCTGCGCATCGATATCAACCTCAGCGCACACCCGGTCCAGGTGCCCCAGGCGCCCAGTGTCCAGCCCTGGTTCCAGTATCCACCCCAGCCCAGCGGGCACTGGAGCCAAGGCAGCTTGCCGGCCTTCAGCGTGCAGGTGCGACTGGACTTGCAAAGCCCCTCGACTACCGCAAATGGAGAGCACCCATGAGCGATGCGCAACTGGAAATCCTCGCCAGCCGCGCCGGCCTGGCGGTGGACTGGATCGACGCCAATGGCCGCCCGCAAAAGGTCGAGCCACGGGTCCTGCGGGCGGTTCTGGCCGGTCTGGGGCATGCCGCCGACAACGACCAGGAGATCGCGCACAGCCTGGGTCAATTGCAGGCGCTCCAGGAGCACCGACACCTGCCTCCCCTGCTTACCGTGGATATCGGCCAGGGCCTCGACCTGGCCCGCTACTTTCCCCCGTTGACTCATTGCCAGGTCCAGCTGGAAGACGGCGCATCCCTGCAACTGCAATTGGATGAAGGCAGCGTGCTGCCCGGGAGCCTGCCCGTGGGCTATCACGCGGCGCACATAGAGGATGAGCACTTCATCCTCGCCGTAGCCCCCGAACGCTGCTACAGCGTGGCCGATGCGATGCACCAGGCCGTTCCCCGGGCCTGGGGGCTGAGCGTGCAGGCATACGCCTTGCGACGTAGCGGAGACGGCGGCCTGGGCGATACCCAGGCCCTGGAGGAGCTGGCCCGCCAGGCTGCGGAGCGCGGCGCCGATGCACTGGCCATCAGCCCACTACATGCCATGTTCAGCAACGACCCGCAGCGCTATAGCCCCTACTCGCCCTCCAGCCGCCTGTTTCTCAATAGCCTGTATGCCGCGCCGGCAGCGATCCTTGGCGAGCGAGCCTGGCGCATCGCCGTCGAGAGCTGCGACCTGGCGGAGCCATTGCAGGCACTGGAGAAGCTGCCCTTGATCGACTGGCCCGCAGCAGCCAAGGCCAAGCAACAGGCACTGCGCGCCCTGTACGAGGGGTTCTGCCAGGGCGAACACCCCTTGCACCAGGACTTCGCCAGCTATCGTCAGGCCGCAGGCGAAGCCTTGGAAAACCACTGCCGCTTCGAGGCTATCCAGGCCTTGCGAGTGGCCCGCGGGGAAGATCCGGACTGGCGCCACTGGCCATCGCACTGGCGTCATCCCGGGAGTCCGGCGCTGGCCCAATTGGCCAGGGAACAGGCCCACGACATCGGTTTTCATGCCTTCTGCCAGTGGTTGATCGCCCGCTGCCTGGAACGGGTCCAAAATGCCGCCCGCAGTAGTGGTATGGGCATCGGTCTGATCGCCGACCTGGCGGTAGGCGCCGATGGCGGCGGCAGCCAGGCCTGGAGCCGCCAGGACCAGTTACTGGCGCAACTGACCGTGGGCGCACCGCCGGATATCCTCAATCGCCAGGGCCAGAGTTGGGGGATCTCGGCCTTCTCTCCGGAGGGCCTGCAACGCAACGGCTTCCAAGCCTTTATCGAGATGCTGCGGGCCAACTTCGCCCATGCCGGCGGCCTGCGCATCGACCACGTGATGGGCTTGCAACGACTGTGGGTGATTCCCCTGGGCGCCGCCCCTTGCGATGGGGCCTACCTGCACTATCCGGTGGATGATCTGTTGCGCCTGCTGGCCCTGGAGTCCCACCGGCACCAGGCCATCGTGCTCGGCGAAGACCTGGGCACCGTCCCGGACGGCCTGCGGGAGAAACTCACGACCCGGGCCATGCTCGGCATGCGCGTGTTGCTGTTCGAGCAGGATCACGGCTGCCACTTCAAGCCCATCCTCGACTGGCCGGACAATGCCCTGGCCACCTCCAGCACCCACGACCTGCCAACGCTCAATGGCTGGTGGCGTGGCCGCGATATCGACTGGAACCAGCACCTGGGCCTGGTGGACGACAGCACTGCCCGGCAGTGGCGCGAGCACCGCCAGCGTGAACGCGACGGCTTGCGCCATGCCCTGGCCCGGGACCCACAGAACTTTCGCGAGCCCTTTGACGAGACCGACCAGGTGCTGGATGCCAGTGTGCGCTTTCTTGGGCACACGCGGGCGCCCCTGGTGCTACTGCCCCTTGAGGACGCACTGGGGATCGACGAGCAGGCCAACCTGCCCGGCACCGTCGAGGGCCATCCCAACTGGCGTCGGCGCTTGGCTGGCAGCGCCAGGCGCCTGCTGGACGACAGCGACGCGGCCCGGCGCCTGGAGCAACTGGCCCGGGCGCGGCAACAAGCCCATGAGCGTGACCGATGACCGGGGTCGTGCGAGCCAGCCTGCGCCTGCAGTTCCACCGGGGCTTCACCCTGGACGATGCCGTGCCGCTGGTGCCCTACTTCGCCAGCCTGGGCATCAGCCATGTCTATGCCTCGCCGCTGTTGTGCGCCCGTGCCGGCTCCCTGCATGGCTACGATGTCGTGGACCCGACCCGGGT
It contains:
- the malQ gene encoding 4-alpha-glucanotransferase; the protein is MSDAQLEILASRAGLAVDWIDANGRPQKVEPRVLRAVLAGLGHAADNDQEIAHSLGQLQALQEHRHLPPLLTVDIGQGLDLARYFPPLTHCQVQLEDGASLQLQLDEGSVLPGSLPVGYHAAHIEDEHFILAVAPERCYSVADAMHQAVPRAWGLSVQAYALRRSGDGGLGDTQALEELARQAAERGADALAISPLHAMFSNDPQRYSPYSPSSRLFLNSLYAAPAAILGERAWRIAVESCDLAEPLQALEKLPLIDWPAAAKAKQQALRALYEGFCQGEHPLHQDFASYRQAAGEALENHCRFEAIQALRVARGEDPDWRHWPSHWRHPGSPALAQLAREQAHDIGFHAFCQWLIARCLERVQNAARSSGMGIGLIADLAVGADGGGSQAWSRQDQLLAQLTVGAPPDILNRQGQSWGISAFSPEGLQRNGFQAFIEMLRANFAHAGGLRIDHVMGLQRLWVIPLGAAPCDGAYLHYPVDDLLRLLALESHRHQAIVLGEDLGTVPDGLREKLTTRAMLGMRVLLFEQDHGCHFKPILDWPDNALATSSTHDLPTLNGWWRGRDIDWNQHLGLVDDSTARQWREHRQRERDGLRHALARDPQNFREPFDETDQVLDASVRFLGHTRAPLVLLPLEDALGIDEQANLPGTVEGHPNWRRRLAGSARRLLDDSDAARRLEQLARARQQAHERDR